A window of the Candida orthopsilosis Co 90-125, chromosome 1 draft sequence genome harbors these coding sequences:
- a CDS encoding vacuolar H+ ATPase, subunit e of the V-ATPase V0 subcomplex, protein MSGYTVVIVLVVVVGLSALAWVFAPQENRTVFRSSVILGLAMCYLMWAITYLAQLHPLEAPRRSDLRPEHVK, encoded by the exons atgagTGG ATATACAGTTGTCATTGTActagttgttgttgttggtcTTTCAGCATTAGCATGGGTATTTGCACCACAAGAGAATAGAACCGTATTCCGATCATCGGTAATATTAGGTTTAGCAATGTGTTATCTCATGTGGGCGATTACATACTTGGCACAGTTACATCCGTTAGAAGCACCAAGGAGGTCAGACTTGAGACCAGAACATGTAAAGTGA
- a CDS encoding Agp3 serine transporter (possible role in assimilation of sulfur), which produces MSQPFENSPSHEQYADNSKDTFQSVKSAELVDQASTSSNYNASSSASSVDDRGLKHGLKERHLSLMALAGIIGPGILVGASNALAEGPAAILIGFGAIGIIAFFMMQSLGELATLYPSGGAFSTLGIKFVDFGWGASVGWMYVIIWIAVLSNEYNSVASILQFWGPQVPLYAYVLILWLPFLLFQFLGVAIFGEVEFWLALFKILGLVAFYIFSIVYAAGGIKGNKAFGFHYWNDPGAFASGFKSVASCFTFASTFYSGTEIVAVCAAETRNPSKAVPNAIRQTFWRILIVYMGIAIFYGMTVPYNDDRLGRSTKALKSPMTIAIQRAGWEGGAHLINAFIVAVCVSAINSSIYTGSRAMVHLANEKCAPAILKRVNKQGVPYASVILMNLFGLISLMNQSTGAAEAYNYIVNISGVAVFIVWGNVCFYHLRFRRAMKLQGRSTDELPYKGLWYPVLPIAGVVLNIFLALIQGWSTFKPFSGKDFVDAYILLPAFFIFFIGFKLWHRSKWVNLSEVDLDEGRRQDSDFVEDGEKGVDIPIGEGHKIKWKPWELF; this is translated from the coding sequence ATGTCGCAGCCGTTTGAAAATTCGCCATCACACGAGCAATACGCCGACAACAGCAAAGATACTTTCCAGCTGGTCAAATCAGCAGAACTTGTTGACCAAGCAAGTACTTCTCTGAATTATAACGCTTCTAGCTCTGCCCTGTCGGTGGACGATCGTGGTTTGAAACATGGATTAAAAGAACGTCACTTGTCCTTGATGGCGCTTGCAGGTATTATTGGGCCAGGTATTCTTGTTGGTGCTTCAAATGCATTGGCTGAAGGACCGGCTGCAATTTTGATTGGGTTTGGTGCCATTGGAATTATTGCTTTTTTCATGATGCAGTCATTAGGTGAATTAGCTACGTTGTATCCATCTGGTGGtgctttttcaactttaggaatcaaatttgttgattttggatgGGGTGCCAGTGTTGGATGGATGTATGTAATTATTTGGATTGCTGTGTTGAGTAATGAATATAATTCAGTGGCTAGCATATTACAATTTTGGGGTCCACAAGTGCCACTTTATGCGTATGTGTTGATACTTTGGCTTCCattcttgttgtttcaatttttagGTGTTGCCATTTTCggtgaagttgaattttggtTAGCGTTGTTTAAGATCTTGGGCTTGGTGGCATTTTAtattttctcaattgtttatgCTGCTGGTGGAATTAAAGGGAACAAGGCATTTGGATTCCATTATTGGAATGATCCTGGTGCTTTTGCATCTGGATTCAAATCGGTTGCTAGTTGCTTTACATTTGCCAGTACTTTCTACAGTGGTActgaaattgttgctgtttgTGCTGCTGAAACTAGAAATCCAAGTAAAGCTGTTCCTAATGCTATTAGACAAACTTTCTGGCGTATCTTGATTGTTTACATGGGAATTGCTATTTTCTATGGTATGACTGTTCCTTACAATGATGACAGATTGGGTAGATCTACGaaagctttgaaatcaccaatgACTATTGCCATTCAAAGAGCCGGATGGGAAGGTGGTGCTCATTTGATCAATGCTTttattgttgctgtttGTGTTTCTGCTattaattcatcaatttacACTGGATCAAGAGCTATGGTACATTTGGCAAATGAAAAATGTGCACCCGCAATCTTGAAAAGAGTCAACAAACAAGGTGTCCCTTATGCATCTGTCATTCTTATGAATTTGTTTGGTTTGATTTcgttgatgaatcaaagtACTGGTGCTGCAGAAGCATATAACTATATCGTTAACATATCTGGTGTGGCTGTGTTTATCGTTTGGGGTAATGTTTGTTTCTACCATTTACGTTTTAGAAGAGCCATGAAATTACAAGGAAGATCCACTGATGAATTACCTTATAAAGGGTTATGGTACCCAGTATTACCAATTGCTGGTGTTGTCTTGAACATCTTTTTGGCTTTGATTCAGGGTTGGTCAACATTTAAACCATTCTCAGGTAaggattttgttgatgcttATATCTTGTTACCAGCattttttatatttttcattGGTTTCAAGTTATGGCACAGGTCTAAATGGGTTAATTTGagtgaagttgatttggatgaaggAAGAAGACAAGATTCTGATTTTGTCGAAGATGGTGAAAAGGGTGTCGATATACCAATTGGTGAAGGACACAAGATCAAGTGGAAGCCATGGGAATTGTTTTAG
- a CDS encoding Vps23 protein (protein involved in proteolytic activation of Rim101p, which regulates pH response), producing the protein MSSPPLPQSVSNWLFNVTQPSYLYKQLVYTHVYQFLQQHLKKNLNFRIRTQVHTSEETGQSELLINLFGTIVIDGHIGVPIEIWLPFTYPFSNYDRKGAPLVYVVPDHIKNWYLKPTNNVDPQGKFYHPYLSSWYREFVEGSGDISNIYNLLELVNVIYQSVRLEVPIVLQAPVPPTNAPLKPAKITAEPSLPSMRQQTLSHQSSPSRTAVVSPQSTGRPPLPVKPPKVVSPQHTQSNGIPEKYQRPLPLPQESPSPTLSNLNAVPASPQYTQQYTDQYNSPRLQERVQPQNEPVHQPPKQVQLEPIDLVDSIAQLSVVDNERRAVLEKLSQEFNNFFTQDPIHHHTQYINENIQKTNSLFTQLTRHNQQALENSKNLDDHINHISARLSNLTNLNQELTILHQLNDQSEDKVIFNNSFKLPLDELIIPDSPLVKQLYEVVSEIKATKDTINLISGNFHGSKELVNDKNLDACVKTLRNLGRELFWLELTKNEIATNIMNLQS; encoded by the coding sequence ATGTCATCACCACCGTTACCACAACTGGTATCTAACTGGCTATTCAATGTCACTCAACCACTGTATTTATACAAACAGTTAGTTTACACCCATGTATATCAAttccttcaacaacacctcaagaagaatttgaatttcagAATACGAACTCAAGTCCATACATCTGAGGAAACAGGACAATCGGAATTATTGATAAATCTATTTGGAACAATTGTCATCGATGGGCATATTGGTGTGCCCATTGAAATATGGCTCCCATTTACTTacccattttcaaattatgaCAGAAAAGGAGCTCCTTTAGTGTATGTTGTTCCAGATCACATTAAAAATTGGTACTTGAAACCAACAAATAACGTCGATCCACAAGGGAAATTTTACCATCCATACCTTTCAAGTTGGTATCgtgaatttgttgaaggtAGTGGCGATATCTCAAACATTTATAATTTGCTTGAGTTGGTAAATGTCATTTATCAGAGTGTGAGACTTGAAGTCCCCATTGTATTGCAGGCTCCTGTACCACCAACTAATGCACCTCTCAAACCAGCTAAGATTACGGCAGAGCCCTCTTTACCATCTATGAGGCAGCAAACTCTCCTGCATCAATCATCACCTAGTCGAACAGCAGTCGTTTCACCACAGAGCACAGGACGTCCACCGCTTCCTGTAAAGCCCCCAAAAGTTGTGTCACCACAGCATACCCAGTCTAATGGCATACCGGAAAAGTACCAGCGGCCCTTACCGCTACCTCAGGAGTCACCCAGTCCTACTCTTTCTAACCTAAACGCGGTTCCTGCATCGCCTCAATATACACAGCAGTACACTGACCAGTACAATTCGCCTAGATTACAAGAGAGAGTACAACCCCAAAACGAACCTGTTCATCAACCTCCTAAGCAAGTACAACTTGAACCTATAGACCTAGTTGATAGCATTGCTCAATTATCTGTAGTTGACAACGAACGAAGAGCTGTACTCGAAAAACTATCACAagaattcaacaacttctttacCCAGGATCCAATCCACCACCATACCCAGTACATTAATGAAAACATTCAAAAGACAAATTCATTATTCACTCAATTAACTCGCCACAATCAACAAGCATtggaaaattcaaaaaacttGGACGACCACATAAATCATATTTCTGCACGATTGTCGAACTTGACCAATCtaaatcaagaattgacAATACTTCATCAGCTCAATGATCAATCTGAAGATAAagtcattttcaataattctTTTAAGTTACCTTTAGATGAGTTGATCATACCGGATCTGCCATTAGTCAAACAATTGTACGAAGTTGTCCTGGAAATCAAAGCTACTAAAgatacaatcaatttaattTCAGGCAATTTCCATGGTTCTAAAGAGTTGGTCAATGATAAGAATTTGGATGCTTGTGTAAAGACGTTGAGGAACTTAGGTCGAGAGTTATTTTGGTTAGAATTGACCAAGAACGAGATCGCAACAAATATCATGAACTTGCAGTCGTAA
- a CDS encoding Cbf5 protein (S. cerevisiae homolog CBF5 has pseudouridylate synthase activity, pseudouridine synthase activity and has role in snRNA pseudouridine synthesis, H/ACA snoRNA 3'-end processing, rRNA pseudouridine synthesis) — MSKEDFQIKPESVTPTNNTSEWPLLLKNYDKLLVRSGHYTPIPAGSSPNSRDLKSYVSSGVINLDKPSNPSSHEVVAWIKRILRVEKTGHSGTLDPKVTGCLIVCIDRATRLVKSQQGAGKEYVCIVRLHDQLQDPKELNRALENLTGALFQRPPLISAVKRQLRVRTVYDSKLIEFDNKRGLGVFWASCEAGTYMRTLCVHLGMLLGVGGHMQELRRVRSGAMSESDNLVTLHDVLDAQYVYDNTRDESYLRKIIQPLETLLVGYKRIVVKDSAVNSVCYGAKLMIPGLLRYEEGIELYDEVVLITTKGEAIAIGIAQMTTVDLQGCDHGVVAKVKRCIMERDTYPRRWGLGPVAQKKKQLKADGKLDKYGRVNENTPETWKKEYNDLDEQPAPAVPESKLVAPEPQLPKKTLIEEVEVKVEDSEKKEKKDKKDKKEKKEKKEKKEKKEKKRKAEDGDEEKSEKKKKSKKE, encoded by the coding sequence ATGTCGAAAGAAGATTTCCAGATTAAGCCAGAGAGCGTGACTCCAACTAATAACACCTCTGAATGGCCgcttttgttgaaaaactACGACAAATTACTCGTTAGATCCGGCCACTATACCCCCATCCCAGCTGGTTCATCACCAAACAGTAGGGACCTTAAATCATATGTTTCATCAGGTGTCATCAACTTGGACAAACCATCCAACCCATCATCACATGAAGTTGTTGCTTGGATTAAAAGGATATTGagagttgaaaaaactGGTCATTCAGGTACTCTTGATCCTAAAGTTACTGGATGtttgattgtttgtattGATCGTGCTACTAGATTGGTCAAATCTCAACAAGGTGCAGGTAAAGAGTACGTGTGTATTGTTAGATTACATGATCAGTTGCAAGACCCAAAGGAGTTGAATAGAGCATTGGAAAACTTGACTGGTGCTTTGTTTCAAAGACCACCATTGATTTCTGCTGTTAAGAGACAATTGAGAGTTAGAACTGTTTatgattccaaattgattgaatttgataacaAGAGAGGATTGGGTGTATTTTGGGCTTCTTGTGAAGCTGGTACTTATATGAGAACTTTGTGTGTTCATTTGGGTATGTTGTTGGGTGTTGGTGGTCATATGCAAGAATTGCGTCGTGTACGTTCCGGTGCTATGAGTGAACTGGACAATTTGGTCACATTGCATGATGTTTTGGATGCTCAATATGTTTATGACAATACTAGAGATGAATCATACTTGAGAAAAATCATTCAGCCATTAGAAACTTTATTAGTTGGGTACAAGAGAATTGTCGTCAAGGACTCTGCAGTTAACTCGGTATGTTATGGTGcgaaattgatgataccCGGTTTATTGAGATACGAAGAAGGGATTGAATTGtatgatgaagttgttttAATCACCACTAAAGGTGAAGCAATTGCCATTGGTATTGCTCAAATGACCACTGTTGATTTACAAGGATGTGACCATGGTGTTGTCGCTAAAGTCAAGAGATGTATTATGGAAAGGGACACTTATCCAAGAAGATGGGGTTTGGGACCAGTTGcccaaaagaagaaacaattgaaggCTGATGGTAAGTTGGATAAATATGGAAGAGTAAATGAAAACACACCAGAAACTTGGAAGAAAGAATataatgatttggatgaacAACCAGCGCCAGCTGTTCCagaatcaaaattggttgCTCCTGAACCTCAATTACCTAAAAAGACcttgattgaagaagttgaagttaAGGTTGAAGATTCtgaaaaaaaggaaaagaaggacAAGAAGGacaagaagg